A segment of the Siphonobacter curvatus genome:
AGTCGCTGGATTTGCTCGCCAATAACTCGGAGTAGGAAATCAAAATCCTGTACTCCCCGTTTCCATTGCCAGTAAGCTTTATTCAAACTAATGAACAACGTTTTATAAGCGGGAATGAACTGAGCCCTGTACTTGTGGTAGTAGATGGCCTGGTACTTCATAGGTTTTATGGTGTGGTACACCGTTACGTTTAAGTGTGGATCGACGATGGTAATCAGGTACTGTTCCATAACGTTGCAATGATTTGGGTCCCTGTACTCGCCTTAGAGCAAAACCCCAAGGGAGTAGAAAAGCATACTTAAACGCTCGCTTACCGCCAAGTCAGCGAGTACAGGGCCCTTATGCGTGGAGAGCCTTACGGGACTTTGCTAACCAGAACTCTCGGTTGCGTTGTGCTTTGGCCTCAGGGGTATTGCGTTCAATCCATTTTTCAACTTCCGATAGCCGGGCTCCTTTGCTTTTCCCATTCAGAGCTATCGAAGGAAGGTACTTAGGATCCGTCACCGGTAGTTTCATGTACTTGCCCACCGTTTCGACACTTTTAATGTGGAGCCGATCGGCTATCTGAGCAATGGTCAGCACTTCTCCGTTGAGTTGATCTTTTAGGGTTTCAATTGATTTCTGGGCAGAGACTAACAGGGACAGTAGTTCCGTTCGCTGTTTTTTCGAGTAGACTGTCTACCTCTGCTGCTGTATAGATTTGAGCCATGATCTTATGCCAGGTACCGATTTAAGAATTTCGAATGCGAGTAACTTGATTGTCGGGCCAGGTGAGCAACAGTTCATATTCCGATTGTCCTACATTTTTACAATCAATCATTACTTTCACCGATGGGGCCCCTTCTCGGATAGGCTCAAACATTTGCACAAAACTTTCAACTGCAGCCTTCATCAGCCTACAGGTTGCTGACCTTTTGGCTTGTTCAATCTTCTTGTCGGTCATAGTGCCTAACATGGTTTGTTACTTAGGTTTCTAGGTTGCTTGACTTTCGTACGTAAAGGGCCTTAATTTTCAGGTGCATCTTTTGCAGCTCCTCAGTGCACCACGTAGCCACTTCTGTTAGGGTGGTCGACGGATTTACAATCCAGCTTTGAAGTGCTCTACGTCGATACTTTTTTTTCTTTTCCCCAAATTCCTGTTTCAGAAACCGATTCGTGAATTCTGACTTATCGTTAAAATTCAATTTCCGGTAATCCTCCACCCAGACCGGAAAAAGGCTCGTTTTCGCCGTTTGGTCGTAATTTGTTGGGATTTCCTTCATTTTGCATTTGTTTTACATCACATTGACATTACAAATATTTACATAATTTATGTATAATGAAATAATTTATGTAAATATTTTCACTTATCATGCTCTATAAAAATGCAAAATATTGAATCACAGCGCATTAAAGAACTAAGAGGGACTGAAACATTGAGAACTTTTGGCGAAAAGTTTGGTCTTTCACATTCTACAGTTGCTGCTATTGAGCAAGGGAAACAAAGTATATCGATACCAATGGCTAAGAAAATAGCTGATATTTATAATGTTTCATTAGACTGGCTGTACGGTCTGACCGACCAAAGGGAGATTAATTACATAAAAAATAACCAAGAATTCACAGGTACTGTTGCAGAAAGTAACCAAGAGCACAAAGGTGGGATGGGTGCTGATGGGTGGAGTCGCCTAATAGAAGAGAAAGACAAGCAGATCGAGCTACTGACTTCGTTTTTGAAAAACCGTGAACTAGACTTAGCGGATTGCAGAAATCAGGTATCCTACTTTAAGAATTTGTACGACCAGAGCTCTTCCTCGAAGTAACATTCCAAAATATTCGACGAGTGGTTTTGCTTCTATTTAATAACTCTTTACTATTGAACGTATATTCTTAATTTGCTTTTACAAGAGTAACCCGCAAATCTAAATTTATCCCAGTACTGTTAACCTTTTCATAGGTCTACAGATATACAATTAACCCAAGAACCTATTTCAAACACCTTTATTTGAACTCTATTATGTCCGCCAACCAAATTGATGCTCTTGAGCGATTGGCATGTCTCAAGGAGCAGGGTATTCTTATAGGATGGAAACATACTGATAAGAAAAATTTCTTCTCGACTTCTTTTACCACCCATCTACTATAGAAAAATTAGATAAACGGTTTTGTATTTATCTAGTAAGCTTCTAGTATTGAAAATTATCCATTTACTCAGAACTGTCTAAAAAACTTTACCTATACTCCTGTGTATTGCTTAATTTTCTTTGCATTAAAACTATTCTCAGGCTCAGCTTTTGAACTCTCACAAGAAATCAAGAGATCTGTTCTTTTTAAATTAGTAAACCTTATTGAAATAGAAACTAATGATTACTCCAATACCCACAGAGACACTGGAAAATTCTTAGTTTTTAGATACCACATTAGTCATAAATATATTAAGGATTCCAGTCACATATTTTCTCCTCAACGTCACCACACATGACAATGCCGAAACGTTCTCTCAAAAACCAAGAAATAGTTAGAATAGAGAGCTGGGGCTAAATCTCCGTTTATTTTGCTATTTATAAGAGAATACAAAACGTACTATGGGCTTTAGATACTTATAAAATAGGTTCAAAACATTCTTATACAGCATATGAAAGAGGCCTTTTATTTTGCTTTTCATCGAAGCTATAAAGAGTTTCGTCTATCTAATGGATTAAAATTGCAACGACTCATTTAAAGATGCACCTTGTTATAATTATATTTTTCTATTCACTTAAAATAAACACAAACCATGCAATCATTACAACCTGAAATAATTGGATTGATATCAGCTATAATTGGAGCCATTGGAGGTTTCATTGGAGGCATTCAATATCAAAAATCAAAAACAAATCAAAAAGACATTACATTGAATGCTGGAAATAATTCTAACCAGAACATTGCTGGTAGAGATATAAGAGGAAAATAAAATCATATGATAAGGGGAACCACTACTTTAAATGCTGGAAATAACAGCAAGCAGTATTATGCTATGAGAGACATTGTAAATAACAATGTTGAAATTCATTTTACAGCTTCTTTAAACCCAAACACTATTGGCAATTTATTAAACCAATATAAACATGAGTTACAGGATCCTAGCTTTAAAAGGCAAAATGATTTCATTAAGAGGCTACAAAGATTCCTTGTAAATATTTCTACAGCAAAAATCCAAACTCTAGAAGAAAAATTAGTAGAAGGTGGATTTGACGAGAACTTAGAGTATGCTCTCTTAACAAAAGAAGAATTTAGTAAATTTTTACTAGAATACAAATTCTCTCCTTCTATTCAAAATATTAATGCCATTTTTCTAGGGAAGATTTTTGACCAGTTTAATATGTTTATACTACCTGAAATAAGAAAAGGGACAGATCATATTGTTATTAATGAATTAATTAATTCAACAATAATTGCCCCAATTGAAAGCTTAATATTAGACAATGATTGCGATATCGATATATTGACACATCATATTAGAGGAATGATATTTTTTTTAACCGGCAAATGCCATATTAAATGGAACTAATATGCTTGTATATCATCCAAGTTTTGATATTTATCACACTGCCTATCGAATTTTAAAAATACTCTACGATAATAGAAACATCGAAATCGAAAAGGATAGAATGAGAATCATTGATTTCATTCTATTATTCCCTCAAGAGCTGAATAATTTCAGAGTCCCTCAAAATGCTAGCAAATTTAAAAATTTATATAAAATAACTACATACAATAAAATACCGGATAAGAATAGAGTTTTCCAGCAAACAAGAAGTTTTTATGAAATATCACTACAATGCTTGACCAGTAGGGACTTGTTGGATTTAGACCAATACAAACAAGGGATTTTGAAATTAAATTTAACATCAATTGATGATGGTTTAAAAACTGAACTTAGCCGTACTGACTTGATAGACCAAACTATCTTAAAAATAATTTATGATCATTTTATTAAATTACCTACAAAGGATTTAATTGAACGCACATCTTTAGTTGACAACAAATATGCAATCTATAAAAATCAATAAACTAGTTGTTTATAAAAAAAGTAGAATTGTTTATAGTCAAGATTATCATTCTGGGCTAAATATCATTAGAGGCAAAAATGGCTCTGGAAAATCCACTATCGCTAACTTCATGTATTATGCCTTAGGGGGAGATTTTATCAATTGGCTCCCTGAAGCTCAATCGTGCGACTATGTCATTATTGAAGTTAATATTAACGGGAAAATATTAACTTTAAAGAGATACATTGAAACAAACACCATGCAGCCGATGGATATATACTATGGTAAATACGAGAATGCAATATCTCAAAAACTAGACGGATGGAATAGATATAACTTTGGAAGAAAAGATGCTAAGGAAAGTTTTAGTCAAATAATTTTTAAATATTTAAATTTCACTGAAGTCTCAACCGAAAGTGGGGATTTTATCACTTTCAATCAAATATTAAGATTATTATATATTGATCAAATAACTCCTATTATTAACATAATCAAATCAGTAGATTTCGATAGCCCACTTATTAGGAGAACAATTGGATACTACCTTTACGGCTCACATGATGATTCTTTAGTAATTGACGAAAAGAATCTAAGGCTAAAAAAGAAAGAGATTAATGACTTAAAAAGTCAACAAAAAATTTTCGTAGATATTTATGATTCCAAACAACTAAATTCAACAGATATCGACAAAGAAATCAATAAACTTACAACACAATTAGAAAAATTAAATTCTTCAATAGAAAAATCACAAACATCTAGAAATACAGCATTTAGTGAAGCCAACAAAAAGTTCAATGATAAAAAAGATAAGTTGGTTACTCTCAAAAATGAATATATTCAAATTACCAAAGACATCAATACTTATAAGATTGAAATAAGTGACAGTATTGATTTTATTAACGAACTAAAGAGCCAATCTAAATCTTTAAATACATCAATTATAACTAGAAATATTTTAGGTTTAATGCCTGTTAGCTACTGCCCATCTTGTTTAGGTAAATTAAAAGAAAATACAGAACATAATACTTGCTCATTATGCGGCAATATACAAGAAGATGATGCCGTAAATAAAGCCACTAAGGTTAAGGAGGAAATTGATATTCAAATTAGCGAATCTGAGAGACTATTAAAACTGAGACAAGATCGCCTAATCAAGCTAATTGATTTAGAAAACAAAACCAAAACTAATCTTTATGAAACACAAAAAGACATAGACCTTTCTGTAAAAGCTTTTACCATTTCTTACGACTTGAAATTATCTGAGTTACTTACAACCAAAGGAGAAGTTAAAGTAAAACTTTCTCAACTATTTGAGAAGCGACAGAAAGCAATCAAGTTTGAATACATAAATGAGAAAATCAATACTTTAAATACAGATATTAGTTCTTTATTAAAAAGCATACAAAATAAAAGAATAAGTCAAAGCAATAATTCTATTAAAGTTGAAAACAAGATTCGAGATTATACTATAAAGATACTTAAAGAAGATTCTAAAGATGAAGTGTATGAATCATCATTCGTTGACCCAGAAAATGTCAATATAGATTTTGACAAAAATTCATTTTCTATAGATGGAAGAAGTAATTTTTCAGCAAGCTCAATGGTTGTTTTGAAAAATGCTATTAGATTTTCTATATTTTTTGCTTCACTAGAATTACCGTTCATGAGGTACCCTCGATTTATACTTTGTGATAACATTGAGGATAAAGGAATGGAACCCTCAAGAAGCCATAAATTTCAAAGGACAATTGAATCCATTGCTAAGAAATTCAATAAGGAAGATTACCAAATAATATTTACCACTTCGATGATGGATGAGTCTTTGGATATAGATAAATACACCGTTGGCCCCTCATATAACGGTAGCAATAAATCATTAGATATTCAACCTATTAATAAAAACACTGAACCATTATCTACGAATGATCAGCGTCCTAATCTAGATTCAGACAATGACATGGATGAACTATTTAGTGATTTACCATTCTGATCTATTTAAAATTAAATTCATTTTTATTATAGAATCATATCATATTCATTCAATCTTTAATTATCGCTCTGTGTACTTAATCAGGTAATTTTGAGGAATATTAAAACATTAATCCTTAATTATATAATTGTAAGTTTAATAAATTTTTGATCTATCTATTCAATAAATTAGTTCCCATATTTTATTGAAATTTACTTTTGCTTAGTTTTAATGGCTTATTCTTAATTCACTAATAGTAGATTAGCTCAACATGAGGTATAGTCATAGTTTTATTGTAATTCAAAGAGTGGCGGCTCTTTTGTTAGCTACTTGTTGCTGATCTCTTGCTGCTTGCATAATGTGCACATTAGCATAATGTATCTTTCATTTTGCTGAGTACGCTGTTCAAGGGTAAGCTCTGTATCTGGCATAGTGAGACCTCGAACCAGAAGAGACTCTATGTCTTTTTGCCAAGCATCGGCTAGTTGTAATTCTAATAATTGATTTAAGTGTTGAGTACAGCGGTCATTCATAGTGGACATAGTAAAGCGGTGGTAAAAAATTGATCAGCCTTCCTTAGTTAAGAGGAATCAAACATAGCCCATCTCTTAATGAATGTCAATACATTTGAATAATATTTTTACACTTTGTCTATGTTTTTGCTTTAAATATTTAAAGCATCAATCTACCTATGCATCATTTTTTATCCAAGATTAACCATTCCCAGTATCTTTTACTCGGTGTATTTCTCGTATTAACTGGCTGTAAAAAGCAAGAGGCTCAGCCTGAACTCCCTTTGAACGCGGCCTTGGGTTACCCTTCGCAGGCCTCGAAAGTGTATGATTACAAAATTGCCGAACGTTTTTTGGTTGAAAAACCTGAATACAGTCTGTGTTATTCAGGACCCGATGCTGCCGCACTCTGGGCTTCGTGGCATTTACAGAAAAGTGATTTAGGTAACGCCGTAAGACAAGATTATTTTAGAATGGACCCAGAGGCAACCTTTGCTATTGTAAAACCTAATGACTTCACAGGAACCGGATTTGACAGAGGTCACCTCTGCCCATCAGGCGATCGCACTTCCAGCCAGGCAGCTAATTCCGCTACATTCCTTATAAATAATATCATTGCACAGTCGCCCTCGCTAAACCGAGTCGTCTGAAATGATTTGGAAGAATACTGCCGCAAACGGGTAAAGGAAGGCAATGAAGCCTATATCTATGCTGGTGGAAACGGAAAAGGCGGCTGGGGCACAAACCCTACAACCATGTATACTGGGATTTCCTTAAGTTATTACGAGGGCAGATTTTCCATGACAGTATATGAAAGCTGCTGGAAGGTTGCCCTCATCCTACCTGAAGGAAGCGATGACCTCAATAGAATCTCAAAAGAAACAGTGGAGGTTATTGCCGTCAACATGCCTAATAGCATGGAAGTAGCCGGAACCACCTGGCAAAAATGGAAGCTTTCGGTTAAGGAGTTAGAAAGCTTAACCGGATTAGACTTTTTCTCAGCCTTGCCGCAGTCAGTTCAAGATAAATTAGAAAAGTAATCGATCAATTCTCCAAATAACTCCGTCTAACAATGAAACACTTGTTTACCTTTCATATCTTCACTATTTCAACGTAAGATACCTCTGCTTAGATAGGCATTAGCACCTATACGCCTCACCCAGCAGAGTTATTAAATGTTGCTTCAAGTGACAGGGGCATTATTATAACAAGGGTTACGGAAGATAACAGACATGGAAGTCCAAGAAAGCCCACTGTTATTGAAGACATACTAATTTATACTACAGATAGTGAAGCAGGTATCTACATGAATAATTTCAACTCTTGATATTAAAATGAATATAATAAATGGCATGATTTAAACAGAGCGCAGCACAATTCTTGAAATAAAACTTAGGTTTATAAAGCATTTAGTAACTTATATTAATTACCTAATAAAATAATAACAAACTAATAATAATTTTAAATCACATATAAAAAAGCAAACATAATTTATAAATAGGTATATTTATCTAACGATATCTCAATTTTATGTTATTACAAAAACAAATCTAAATATTCAATATAATGAATCCCAAAATTGTAATAAACAAAAACATCTCTTATAAAGATGTAGATTATTGCTACGAAGTACTTTACAATTGTATTGCAAAAAGTATAACTGTTGATTTTGAGTTGCCCTCAAAATTTGAAAGCAAAAATATAGGGATGGAAATTATAATTTTACAACTATCAATAACATGGTCAAGGTCATTCAAGGATGGTAATTTATTAATAAATCTATATAATAATATAACTAGTATAAATAACATTTACGATAACGAAATTCTTTTTCCAATAATCACATACGCATGGAACAGACATAATATATTAGATAATACTGGAAAATATGATCTTAAAGGATATTTAAGAGTACCTAATAAGGAAATACATGACAAAATGCTAAAAGCATTACCATTAAAAGGTCAGAAATTATTATTAACATCTTTTGATCATCTGCCTAAAAAAAGAGGCATACTACCTTGTTTTGAGCCAAATGGAGAGTACATTGAAAATGAACAATATCTCCTAGAAAATCTACATAAATCATTATACAACATTATTAACTTATCTACTATCACAAAACATAATTATAGTAAAGTCAGCATGCCTATAGTTAATATAATTTATGAGCTAATGAAAAATACATATGAGTGGGCGAAAACTGATGAAAATTCAATTCCCTTAGATCCTAATATTAGAGGACTATATATTCAATTTATTAGAAAAGATAGGCAACAATTGATTCAAACCTCAACAGAAAATCCGGGTTTAGTAAATTACTTCAATAGCTCAGCTTTAAAAGAAAATAGTATAGGAGAATTATATCTTGTTGAAATCACTGTTTTCGATAGCGGTCCTGGATTTATTAAAAAATTTGAATCAACAAATGATGTACCAAATATTAATAAATTGAATATATTAAAAAAATGTTTAACTAAGCATATGACCTCAGACCAAAGTATTTATAAAGATGTGAAAGGTCTAGGTTTAGACAGAATTTTAAGAACATTAAATAATAAAGGATTTTTGAGAATTAAAACTGATGAATTACACATTTATAGAGATCTAATAAATACCCCATATGTCAATACTTCAAATAGTGAGGATATAGATCTATTTGATTGGACTTCTAATGAAAAAAACGAAATTATTCAAAACTATTATTCTCACGGTTCCGTCCTTTCTATCATCTATCCTTTGTCATAACTCATTATGAATAATATATATATCTACGAATTTAAACATAAAGAAAAAGTATTAGAAGTTTTAAAGGAAATTTCAACTACTGTAATCTTTTGTTCAGGAAAAACTCTTAATCAATCAGAAATCGTAAAAGAAATCAAGGATTTCTACCAATCTAATTACCAAACTGACAAGATTGTAGTGATTGGCGGTCTTTACCTTAAAGACCAACTAATAGATATTTTTTCGACAAAAATTTTAGATACTTTTAAATATATACCTAAAAGAGAGGAGTCATATTTAAGAGATAATATAACGATATACACATTTGACAAAAATAGAAGCCTCACTGCAATCCAAGGTAAGGCATCTGACAAATTTAAATCGAAATATATTAACGAGGGTTTACAAAATATATTCCTTAAACGAGGTGGAATAGTTGAAAGTGCAGGATTACATCACTTTGTTTTTCCATCAGGGAAGCATTGCAATAAATTTTTAAGAACGGGGAATATACTACTAATTAGTTCAGAAATATATTTTATTGCATTCACCCTTTTAAACAGATTTAATGAAGAAATACATAGCAAAATATATTGCGATACCTCTTCAATTAATGTTATAGCTTTTACTCTAATTGAATTAAAACATAGATTAAAAAAATCTTTTAAAAATGATATATCAGTAGAAAGCTTTAGTTCCTATGATGGAATACAGAACAACTCTATTAGCTATCACAAAAACTCATTTTTTATAATTTCAGCATCAACTTCAGGAAATATTGTCGAAAAGCTTTTAAAAAATAATCCAATTATAGAAAATGATAATATTGTAATCCTATTTTATTTAGGGGAAAGTGGCAATATCAGAAATAACATAATTTGCGACTTAACTATTAGCAATAAAAATCAAAATGGTATTAAAGAATTTGAATCATATCAAAAGGATAATTGTGCATTATGCAAAACTGGTTCATATGCCTTAAGTGTATTTGGCGATGTCTTTTTATTAGATAGTCCTAAAATAAATAAACATATTATAACAGTTAATGATGCAAATCCAAATTTGTCAAAATTTGTCCAACAATTTAAGTCAGTGAACCGTATTAATACAATTTTAAAAGTCAATTATAAAGAAAATACTTCTACAGAAGCATATGAGATATTTATAGACTATTCTGAAATAATTAATGGTATTAGGGAGAATAAATATCCAGAATATAAACAAAAAATCAATCATTACATTGATCAATATGTACCAAGTAATGTTAGGTATATAGTTAATTTACGCGATCAGGCATCTAAGGATTTATCTATGTATATATATGATCAAATTAACGAAAATTACACTCATGAAAGAAAACCTCAATTAATTGATCAGAATAGTATAGATAGCATAAACAGTGAAAGTACAGGAGCAGTTATAGTTGTAGGTTCTTGCATATCTAATGGGAAAAATTTACTTTATTTAAGCAGAGCTCTTAGGAAACATGAAAATTTGCGAATTTTGTACTTTATAGGCTTAACCAGAATGCAGAATGAGGGTAGCTTAAACTTTTTAATTAGCAATTTATCACACGGCAACTATGGTAAAAATACCAATTCATTTCATAGCATTGAAACTATGCCATGCGATAATAGTTCTAAATTTAATTCTTGGCTTTCCGAAATTGAATTTTTAAAAGAGTTAACTTTATTCGTAGAGGATACCTATGGAAACAATGCTTTATTTAAGTCCTTTATCGAAGAAAGAAAACAGATAATATATAAAAGTTTAAGCAATACGCAACGAGGGTTATCTAATAATCTATTTTACCCTAGATATAAGTTTCAAACAAACGAAACTGAAGAACTTATACTAAGAAAGAATTTTGCATTTTTTAATTTTGACAATTACTACCAACATGTAAGTCAATCAGATGTATATTTTACTATTTCAAATATTATCAATCAGCTTAGAAGTTCTAATGGATCAAAACAATTAATACAATCTCCCTATATCAGAAATCTGCTTGATCCAGCAAATTTTGATCGCTTCAATGATGGCATAATACAAGCTTCTATCCTCCGTTGTGCAAGACCAGAAGAACTCAATTATTCATTAGATTTAGTGGCTTCACAAGCCATGTCAGCAACCTTAGAAACATTGATTCGATATAATACTCAAGAACAGGGTGAAGCCTTACTAGAATTTCTATATGCTATTGCTAATAAAAAAATGTCACTAATGAAAGAACATATTTTAAAAACCTTTTCATCAGAAAAAACAACTTCTTTACATCCCTTTTATAAAATGTTTACTGATTATATTTTAGCTAATATTATTTAGCTAATTCAAATAGTAGTTCAATATGATGTTTCATAGAGATCTTCTTAATACCTCCTAGACCAGGAAAATATTCTGATTTATGATTAGATCTGAACTCATTAGTTCCATCCGTATTATCTCCAAATCTTCGTCCAGAGTTCAAAAAATCAATTAAATGATTTAAAGCTTCCAAATATTTACCAGCTTGATTTGATGGTCCATCTTTTCTATCAGATAGAAAATGGAACATCTTATTTTCACCATTCTCTGTTACTGTATAATGTATAACAACTGCATGCGGGTTTCCAGAACGTCCGTTATTATATTTCTTACCTACTGATAAAAAATCACTACAACCATAATATCCTTGTTGTTTGTAAAGGAAAACATTCTGACAATAATAGTCTTCTTGTGGATAATCTTTATTAGTCTTATGCTTGACAAATCCATCCCTTAATATGATTTTCTTGTTAGCAGGAAATGATATTCTATAGTTAGGCATTGTTTCGTCTTCATCAAAAATATTATACTCTATAGATTCATCATTTTCAATAAATTCTATTAATTCATCCTGATCTTTATAGTTAGTATTGTGTATGATAACCTTTTTAAAGTTAGTATAGCCTGTTAAAATATTTATTATTTTTGAAATAGGTTCATCTTTATCTAATATGATACCAATATAAACGTTATTTAAATTTCCGCTTAGCAAGGGAAGAATCGTATTTTCTACTTCATTATCTTGAGTATGGTTACCAACCTTCGGATTAATTATCAATACAAACGGAAATCTACCTTCTCCTAGAAGTTTATACGTTTCTAAGTTCTCACCAGAAGTATTAACTGGTTCTATAATAGGTAAAAAGGATTCGCTTTGTACTAATCTTTCATTTGTTTCTAAAAGGGCGAGAAGCTCAAATTTTTTACCTCTGAGATAGGGCATGTACATAAGGCGGAAATGGTTTGGAGTTAAAAGTATTATGTAGTTGTGTACATTCAGCCCCTGTGAAGTGCTTTCCTAAACATAACATCTTTAGAGCTGCTCCTACACTTTTAACCAAGTCTAGCTGCTCATCTTTTAGTTTACGCTTACGCAATACCTTCACAAAGCTTTCGTGTGCTTCGATATTAGGTAATTGTTTAAATAAATTCAAGCAATAATCATATATTTTTGTATTGGGCATATTGGGAACCTTGTCAAACTTCTCTCTTATTAGTGAGCAATACTCTGCTTTCCTTAGTGATGAAAACATAGCTGCATGATTTAATTGGCCGACATTAGACCTGGCTTCTTTAAGTGTGAATAGTCTGTTATTTTGGTTTAACACCATAAGTCCAGCTGATTCAGGCAACAGTCTTTCAACCTTTACTGCGAACGCTTCATGGGTGACCACGAAAGTTTTATCAAACATTTCCGTGTAAGAGTTCAACTGAACGGGTAATCGGCTTAGTGAGTCTAGTTCCGTCTTAATTTCATAAGCAGTAGTAGTCCCGTTGACGATTAATAAGTCTAGTTGGGAAATACCAGCTCTAAATTCCGAGAAGAGAATGGCTTTCTTTAAAGAGTGCTTTTTAAGCAGTAACTGATTAGCTACCGTATTCTTGTAGACGTATTCGAAACGATAATTCTGAGAAAGGTATTTGTAGATGAGTTCCAACGTCTGCTCTACTGTTGCGTAAGTAGGTAAACGGTGAATTAGCCCTGTTTCATTCAATATTTCCTTTAACTTGTCCTGATAAGAATTCGTCAGATAGTCGTTAAGAAAGCTAGTAGTAAATACAGTAGCTAGCTTTTTATTGAAGGTCGGGTCAATCTTTGAACGCATGGATGTAAAGTGCTAGAAGTGGGTAACTTCTTCTATAAACTGCCGTAAAAGTAAGACCAGACCTGTTCAATCCGACTTTATTAGACATGTTTTATAAACGATTACCTCTAAATATTTATTGAGACGGCTAGTTTGTAGCTTGCCATATCCTTAGCAATATCGGTAGTTTGTCTAAGCAAGAGTTAACTTACCTTTAGAAGGAGGAGCTCCTTACATTAGCCTTTGCAAATCTTATAATC
Coding sequences within it:
- a CDS encoding sce7725 family protein — translated: MPYLRGKKFELLALLETNERLVQSESFLPIIEPVNTSGENLETYKLLGEGRFPFVLIINPKVGNHTQDNEVENTILPLLSGNLNNVYIGIILDKDEPISKIINILTGYTNFKKVIIHNTNYKDQDELIEFIENDESIEYNIFDEDETMPNYRISFPANKKIILRDGFVKHKTNKDYPQEDYYCQNVFLYKQQGYYGCSDFLSVGKKYNNGRSGNPHAVVIHYTVTENGENKMFHFLSDRKDGPSNQAGKYLEALNHLIDFLNSGRRFGDNTDGTNEFRSNHKSEYFPGLGGIKKISMKHHIELLFELAK
- a CDS encoding sce7726 family protein — its product is MRSKIDPTFNKKLATVFTTSFLNDYLTNSYQDKLKEILNETGLIHRLPTYATVEQTLELIYKYLSQNYRFEYVYKNTVANQLLLKKHSLKKAILFSEFRAGISQLDLLIVNGTTTAYEIKTELDSLSRLPVQLNSYTEMFDKTFVVTHEAFAVKVERLLPESAGLMVLNQNNRLFTLKEARSNVGQLNHAAMFSSLRKAEYCSLIREKFDKVPNMPNTKIYDYCLNLFKQLPNIEAHESFVKVLRKRKLKDEQLDLVKSVGAALKMLCLGKHFTGAECTQLHNTFNSKPFPPYVHALSQR
- a CDS encoding helix-turn-helix domain-containing protein is translated as MQNIESQRIKELRGTETLRTFGEKFGLSHSTVAAIEQGKQSISIPMAKKIADIYNVSLDWLYGLTDQREINYIKNNQEFTGTVAESNQEHKGGMGADGWSRLIEEKDKQIELLTSFLKNRELDLADCRNQVSYFKNLYDQSSSSK
- a CDS encoding AAA family ATPase: MQSIKINKLVVYKKSRIVYSQDYHSGLNIIRGKNGSGKSTIANFMYYALGGDFINWLPEAQSCDYVIIEVNINGKILTLKRYIETNTMQPMDIYYGKYENAISQKLDGWNRYNFGRKDAKESFSQIIFKYLNFTEVSTESGDFITFNQILRLLYIDQITPIINIIKSVDFDSPLIRRTIGYYLYGSHDDSLVIDEKNLRLKKKEINDLKSQQKIFVDIYDSKQLNSTDIDKEINKLTTQLEKLNSSIEKSQTSRNTAFSEANKKFNDKKDKLVTLKNEYIQITKDINTYKIEISDSIDFINELKSQSKSLNTSIITRNILGLMPVSYCPSCLGKLKENTEHNTCSLCGNIQEDDAVNKATKVKEEIDIQISESERLLKLRQDRLIKLIDLENKTKTNLYETQKDIDLSVKAFTISYDLKLSELLTTKGEVKVKLSQLFEKRQKAIKFEYINEKINTLNTDISSLLKSIQNKRISQSNNSIKVENKIRDYTIKILKEDSKDEVYESSFVDPENVNIDFDKNSFSIDGRSNFSASSMVVLKNAIRFSIFFASLELPFMRYPRFILCDNIEDKGMEPSRSHKFQRTIESIAKKFNKEDYQIIFTTSMMDESLDIDKYTVGPSYNGSNKSLDIQPINKNTEPLSTNDQRPNLDSDNDMDELFSDLPF
- a CDS encoding ABC-three component system protein, whose amino-acid sequence is MRDIVNNNVEIHFTASLNPNTIGNLLNQYKHELQDPSFKRQNDFIKRLQRFLVNISTAKIQTLEEKLVEGGFDENLEYALLTKEEFSKFLLEYKFSPSIQNINAIFLGKIFDQFNMFILPEIRKGTDHIVINELINSTIIAPIESLILDNDCDIDILTHHIRGMIFFLTGKCHIKWN
- a CDS encoding ABC-three component system middle component 5, coding for MLVYHPSFDIYHTAYRILKILYDNRNIEIEKDRMRIIDFILLFPQELNNFRVPQNASKFKNLYKITTYNKIPDKNRVFQQTRSFYEISLQCLTSRDLLDLDQYKQGILKLNLTSIDDGLKTELSRTDLIDQTILKIIYDHFIKLPTKDLIERTSLVDNKYAIYKNQ